The genomic stretch GGCTATACTCATTTCAGTGACAGTTACAAGGTGGTTGCTGTTTACTGCTATGAATCTGATGGCAGTTACAAAACTCAAGTGAAGGTTCATACTTTGGGTACCAATGCTTGGAGAAAGATTCAGGATTTCCCTTCGGGTGTCCCTTTTGACGACTCAGGAAAATTCGTGGGTGGAACTATTAATTGGTTGGCATCTAGAGATTCATTCTTTTCATGTGTCATTGTTTCTCTTGATTTGGAGAAGGAATCTTATCAAGATTTGTTGCAGCCTGATTATGGAGAAGTGGTTGTGCTTACTATATCCTTAGGAGTCTTGAGGGAGTGCTTGTGCATACTTTCTCATAGTGATACTTTTTCAGATGTTTGGCTTATGAAAGAGTATGGAAATAAAGATTCTTGGACTAAATTGTTCCATGTTCCTTACATGGGAGATCTTGGGTCTTGTCCTTATACCAAGGTACTATATGTTTATGAGGATGATAAGATACTGCTGGAGTGTCATTCTGGGTTGGTTGTTTTGGTTGTTTACAATGCTAGAGATAGTACTTTTAAAACTCATGAAATTCAAAACAATGGTTGGATGGTTCCTCAAATCTATCAagagagtttggtatcaccttGTTCTTAATAATAGAACGTATGTAGTAATGTAGATGCTATGTTATGCAACTTGTGTAAGAGGTTTATGAAGAACCAATCTACTGGATTTTTCAACTTCATGACTGCAATTTGTATGTTAATTTCTGTTTCTGTTATATAGCTTATATTGTTCATTATGAGTTGAAGAAATATGTTGCTTGAGGAACTGTG from Vicia villosa cultivar HV-30 ecotype Madison, WI linkage group LG4, Vvil1.0, whole genome shotgun sequence encodes the following:
- the LOC131595488 gene encoding F-box/kelch-repeat protein At3g23880-like, translating into MAPTSDTDDRNDAVSSNPFTEETTATKKQRLNSSTGTLTSPAPSSSDTSEDSAHATQLPTLPFEIMVEILSRLPVNFLMQLQSVCKSWKSLISDPNFAKKHFRLSTTRHHLLITYTNPSREFVLTAYPLSSRFTELTATTATQLEYPLINRNRFDQIVDSCHGILCFALDQRFALLWNPSIRKFTKLPSLDNPKLKGSYTIYGFGYTHFSDSYKVVAVYCYESDGSYKTQVKVHTLGTNAWRKIQDFPSGVPFDDSGKFVGGTINWLASRDSFFSCVIVSLDLEKESYQDLLQPDYGEVVVLTISLGVLRECLCILSHSDTFSDVWLMKEYGNKDSWTKLFHVPYMGDLGSCPYTKVLYVYEDDKILLECHSGLVVLVVYNARDSTFKTHEIQNNGWMVPQIYQESLVSPCS